In the Lysinibacillus sp. PLM2 genome, one interval contains:
- a CDS encoding L-Ala-D/L-Glu epimerase — MKITDIQFFEVEAPLRTPFKTALRTVDKIRNIGIQVLTDDGQIGIGEAAPTAVITGETKASIVHAITDYIKPAICGMDIDDFSSIMERLNDCIYKNTSAKAAVDMALYDLFAKQYQTPLYKVLGSYREELKTDITISVNEITKMVADSVEAVKRGFEILKIKVGKKPDEDVERIRQIRNAVGPHITLRVDANQGWTAKQAVKIIRELEDAGLDIELVEQPVHYEDLIGMQYVTANTQTNILADESVFSPLDAVKIIEMRAADFINIKLMKTGGIYQAQKICHIAEANGIECMIGCMLETKISVSAAAHFAASEKNIKMVDLDGPLLCLKDPITGGPTFNNQWIRMSDEPGIGFSL; from the coding sequence ATGAAGATTACAGATATACAGTTTTTTGAAGTGGAAGCCCCACTTAGAACCCCTTTTAAAACAGCACTTCGAACAGTTGATAAAATTCGAAACATAGGGATCCAAGTGCTTACTGACGATGGGCAAATAGGCATTGGTGAAGCAGCGCCTACTGCTGTAATAACAGGTGAAACAAAAGCTTCTATTGTTCACGCAATAACAGATTATATTAAACCAGCCATTTGCGGAATGGACATAGATGATTTCTCGTCAATTATGGAGCGACTTAATGATTGTATTTACAAAAATACGAGTGCAAAGGCAGCAGTTGATATGGCGCTTTATGATCTATTTGCAAAACAATATCAGACACCACTTTACAAGGTTTTGGGCAGTTATCGAGAAGAACTAAAAACGGATATTACGATTAGCGTCAATGAAATTACAAAAATGGTTGCAGATAGTGTAGAAGCAGTAAAACGAGGCTTTGAAATTTTAAAAATAAAGGTTGGAAAAAAACCTGATGAAGATGTTGAGCGAATTAGGCAAATTCGAAATGCTGTGGGTCCTCACATTACTTTAAGAGTTGATGCAAATCAAGGTTGGACTGCAAAGCAAGCAGTAAAAATAATACGAGAGCTAGAAGATGCTGGGCTTGATATTGAATTAGTGGAGCAACCAGTTCACTATGAAGATCTCATCGGGATGCAGTATGTAACGGCAAATACACAAACAAATATATTGGCTGACGAAAGTGTATTTTCACCTTTAGATGCCGTGAAAATTATTGAGATGCGAGCTGCTGATTTTATTAATATAAAGCTGATGAAAACAGGTGGAATTTATCAAGCACAAAAAATCTGTCATATTGCAGAGGCAAATGGTATTGAATGCATGATAGGCTGCATGCTGGAAACGAAAATTAGTGTAAGTGCAGCTGCACATTTTGCTGCATCTGAGAAAAACATCAAGATGGTTGACTTAGATGGACCACTTCTTTGTTTGAAAGATCCAATTACAGGGGGGCCAACATTTAATAATCAATGGATTCGAATGTCAGATGAACCTGGAATCGGATTTTCATTATAA